From the Oryza glaberrima chromosome 5, OglaRS2, whole genome shotgun sequence genome, one window contains:
- the LOC127774186 gene encoding uncharacterized protein LOC127774186 produces the protein MHNTYRHSLADCRSVKNLAERYRKADEEKRQSRREGKAPATPASDRRGEAKKKAPADDDDDSEDLEFQIPQGTVTTRDGGALQSGRGGYQHLYVAIDKFTKWPEAYPVVKINRHYALKFIRGITSRFGVPNRIITDNGTQFTSELFSDYCDDMGIKLCFASPTHPKSNGQVERANAEILKVLKTKTYNILKKHGYSWLEELPAVLWANRTTPSHATGETPFSLVYGPEAVLCSELSLRSPHVALYDEANQDDIRRDDLDYLEERRRLAALCAARYQQSLRRYHQRHVRARSLQVSDLVLRRIQSCLGLSKLSPM, from the exons ATGCACAACACCTATCGGCACAGCCTCGCCGACTGCCGCTCGGTCAAGAACTTGGCCGAGCGGTACCGAAAGGCCGATGAGGAGAAGCGGCAGAGTCGACGGGAGGGCAAGGCCCCCGCGACCCCCGCTAGCGACCGGCGGGGGGAGGCCAAGAAAAAGGCCCCCgccgatgatgacgatgacagCGAGGACCTGGAATTCCAGATACCTCAGGGAACCGTCACCACTCGCGACGGGGG GGCCCTTCAAAGCGGCCGAGGCGGGTACCAGCACCTATACGTCGccatcgacaagttcaccaagtggcCCGAGGCTTACCCGGTCGTCAAGATCAACAGGCATTATGCCCTCAAGTTCATCAGGGGCATCACATCCCGATTCGGAGTACCCAACCGTATCATCACAGACAACGGCACCCAGTTCACCAGTGAGCTGTTCAGCGACTACTGCGACGACATGGGCATCAAGTTGTGCTTCGCCTCGCCCACCCACCCCAAGAGCAACGGCCAAGTTGAGCGGGCCAATGCCGAAATCCTCAAAGTCCTCAAGACCAAGACGTACAACATCCTAAAGAAGCACGGGTATTCTTGGCTCGAGGAGCTACCCGCGGTGCTGTGGGCGAATCGGACCACCCCGAGCCACGCCACGGGGGAAACGCCTTTTTCCCTGGTGTACGGCCCCGAGGCGGTCCTATGCTCGGAGCTTTCCCTACGTTCGCCTCACGTCGCGCTGTACGATGAGGCCAACCAGGATGATATTCGCCGTGATGACCTCGATTATTTGGAAGAACGGAGAAGGCTCGCCGCCCTATGTGCGGCGCGCTACCAGCAAAGCTTGCGGCGGTACCATCAGCGCCACGTCCGAGCCCGATCACTACAAGTCAGCGACCTCGTCCTACGCCGCATACAGTCATGCTTAGGGCTGAGCAAGCTCTCACCAATGTAG